A window of the Scophthalmus maximus strain ysfricsl-2021 chromosome 8, ASM2237912v1, whole genome shotgun sequence genome harbors these coding sequences:
- the LOC118312202 gene encoding coiled-coil domain-containing protein 149-A-like isoform X2 → MDPSRRSESDWQGLINEFVICKRKLESKKEALLILSKELDTCQQERDQYQLMANQLRERHQGLKKKYRELIDGDLSLPPEKRNQVNLAQLLTDSREKGHQLSEEVKELKQRLAEAQGDNKLLRMTITKQRLGDEEVGARHFPAHEREDLVQELERAREQNEVLEHSVKSLTDELQDVRAERDVFQQKAHRLNVEMNHIVGNDEIRFLDIDALCMENRYLHERLNQLQKEVNLLKTNLMKYKSALECRKNSAISGKANSSALTGVLSAKQVKELLLSEENSCSLPVTPQSISDLKSLATALLETIHEKNMVIQHQRQINKILGNRVAELEKKLKTLEMSGLWSLPGGKDTIILSSQQPESLEPPGQEPDTGCENVPAEQQSSPEVQNQDDEKPVASDFQEEASPPPSGEETSQQNPPHESADEEPASTQTETQDNHTPIAVDLAALTQEDEFLIDSPPTVTDVNTPRPSDPHHVQLTLHDSVPTDGGGGESDERPEEVETVETECIITRENTHAAVSVTVATATAEEEQDVVEPKQQTELSDETNVRVGQEI, encoded by the exons ATGGACCCGTCCCGGAGGAGCGAGAGTGACTGGCAGGGGCTGATCAACGAG TTCGTGATTTGtaagaggaagctggagagcAAGAAAGAAGCTCTCCTGATTCTGTCCAAGGAGCTGGACACCTGCCAGCAGGAGAGGGATCAGTACCAGCTGATGGCCAACCAGCTCCGCGAGCGGCACCAAGGACTCAAGAAGAAGTACAGAGAGCTCATT GATGGAgatctctccctgcctcctgagaaaagaaatcaa GTGAATTTAGCCCAGCTGCTGACAGACTCCAGAGAAAAAGGTCATCAACTTtctgaggaggtgaaggagctgAAGCAACGACTAGCGGAAGCTCAGGGTGATAACAAG CTCCTACGAATGACCATCACCAAACAGAGGCTGGGAGACGAGGAGGTTGGCGCTCGACACTTTCCTGCACACGAGCGAGAGGATCTGGTCCAAGAGTTAGAAAGAGCCAGGGAACAG aACGAGGTGCTGGAGCACAGTGTGAAGTCGCTCACAGACGAGCTCCAGGACGTCCGAGCGGAGCGAGACGTGTTCCAGCAGAAGGCCCATCGCCTCAACGTGGAAATGAACCACATCGTGGGAAACGATGAGATTCGGTTTCTGGACATAGATGCACTCTGCATGGAGAACAG GTATTTGCATGAACGCCTCAATCAACTTCAGAAGGAGGTCAACTTGCTCAAAACAAATCTAATGAAGTACAAG AGTGCCCTGGAGTGCAGGAAAAACTCTGCCATCAGCGGCAAAGCCAACAGCAGTGCCCTCACGGGGGTGCTCTCGGCAAAACAAG tgaaggAATTGCTGCTTTCTGAAGAAAACAGCTGCAGTTTGCCGGTGACGCCTCAGTCCATCTCAGACCTCAAGTCTCTCGCCACAGCTCTGCTGGAGACGATCCACGAGAAGAACATGGTGATTCAGCACCAGCGGCAAATCAATAA GATTCTTGGAAATCGAGTAGCAGAGCTGGAGAAGAAATTGAAAACACTAGAGATGTCAGGATTGTGGAGTTTGCCAG GAGGAAAAGACACCATCATCCTGAGCTCCCAGCAGCCTGAGTCTCTCGAGCCTCCTGGACAGGAAC CTGACACAGGGTGTGAAAATGTACCTGCCGAGCAGCAGAGCTCCCCGGAAGTTCAAAACCAAGACGATGAAAAACCAGTAGCATCAGATTTCCAGGAAGAGGCATCGCCGCCACCATCCGGCGAGGAGACGTCCCAACAGAACCCGCCACACGAGTCGGCCGATGAAGAGCCGGCCAGCactcagacagaaacacaagacaATCACACACCGATCGCGGTGGATTTAGCTGCTCTGACACAGGAAGATGAATTTCTGATCGATTCCCCTCCCACCGTGACGGATGTGAACACACCCCGTCCGTCAGACCCTCACCACGTCCAGCTAACTTTACACGACTCCGTCCCgacagacggaggagggggtgagTCAGACGAACGCCCCGAGGAGGTTGAAACTGTCGAAACCGAGTGTATTATTACTCGGGAAAACACTCACGCTGCCGTGTCCGTCACTGTCGCCACTGCCACTGCCGAAGAGGAGCAGGACGTCGTCGAGCCAAAGCAGCAGACGGAGCTTTCAGATGAGACCAATGTTCGGGTCGGTCAGGAAATCTGA
- the LOC118312200 gene encoding leucine-rich repeat LGI family member 2-like, whose amino-acid sequence MHSGVARADQTSRCPRRAPASSHIVLGRNDMTSTERRLLVAFALLCICGAAESKRNFKCPSGCACSKETIVCVGAAHIPRTIPSDINSLSIVNGSLPEITEGMFSLMPSLQLLLLNANSLTTIKDDAFSGLPHLEYLFIEGNKIETITKNALRGLRDLTHLSLSNNQMRFLPRELFFDLDSLLELDLRGNSFQCSCENKWLMTWLKNTNATVSDVFCAGPGDMKGKRLSDLPIPPGECMSTDFVRHQSIPIQAMSADIFSFKEDIFVAMAAPNTNSCVVMEWDHIEMNFRKFDNITGKSVVGCKSVLIDSHVLIIVTQLFGGSHVYKFDEQQNKFTKFQTIEVFNISKPNDIEVFQMDGDWYFVIVDSSKAGLSTLYKWSDKPDRNETGFYSYQFLHEWFRDTDAEFVQVDGKSYLILASRSQPPVIYLWNKSSLKFILHGEVPNIDDVVSVKAFREEGELYLALTCYIGDSKVLKWANKQFTEVQALPSRGAMILQPFSFRDRHYLALGSDYSFTQIYLWDVETKTFHKFKDIYVQSPRSFNVVTNDRRNFIFSSSFKGKSMVFEHIPVDLSL is encoded by the exons TGTCGCTCGGGCGGATCAGACCAGCCGCTGCCCTCGCCGAGCACCGGCCTCATCACACATTGTTCTCGGGAGGAACGACATGACATCGACCGAGCGGAGGCTGCTGGTGGCGTTTGCGCTGCTGTGCATCTGCGGAGCGGCCGAATCCAAAAGGAATTTTAAATGTCCTTCAGGATGCGCCTGCTCCAAGGAGACGATCGTCTGCGTGGGAGCCGCCCACATCCCGAGGACCATACCGAGCGACATCAACTCATT GAGCATAGTCAATGGATCTCTTCCCGAAATTACGGAGGGGATGTTTTCCCTCATGCCTTCTCTCCAGCTGCT GCTTTTAAATGCAAATTCCTTGACCACAATCAAAGATGATGCTTTCTCCGGTCTTCCACATCTAGAATACTT ATTCATTGAGGGAAACAAGATCGAAACAATCACCAAAAATGCCTTGCGTGGTCTACGAGATCTGACACATCT CTCCCTCTCCAATAACCAGATGAGGTTTCTGCCAAGAGAGCTTTTTTTTGACTTGGATTCCTTACTGGAACT GGATCTACGGGGCAACTCTTTCCAGTGCAGCTGTGAGAACAAGTGGCTGATGACGTGGCTGAAAAACACCAACGCCACAGTGTCGGATGTCTTCTGCGCAGGTCCCGGTGACATGAAGGGCAAGCGGCTCAGCGACCTCCCCATTCCACCGGGCGAGTGCATGTCCACAG ACTTTGTGCGTCACCAGTCCATTCCCATTCAGGCCATGTCAGCGGACATCTTCTCCTTCAAAGAGGACATCTTTGTGGCGATGGCTGCTCCGAACACCAACAGCTGCGTGGTCATGGAGTGGGACCACATTGAAATGAACTTCAGAAAATTTGATAATATCACAG GGAAGTCTGTTGTAGGATGTAAGTCGGTGCTGATCGACAGCCATGTCTTGATAATTGTCACCCAGCTCTTTGGTGGCTCTCACGTTTACAAGTTCgatgaacaacaaaacaagttcACCAAGTTTCAAACCATCGAGGTCTTCAACATCTCAAAGCCAAACGACATCGAGGTGTTCCAAATGGACGGTGACTGGTATTTTGTGATTGTGGACAGCTCCAAGGCCGGACTGTCGACTTTGTACAAGTGGAGCGACAAACCAGACCGCAACGAAACTGGCTTTTACTCCTACCAGTTTCTCCACGAGTGGTTTCGAGATACAGATGCTGAGTTTGTTCAAGTGGACGGGAAGTCCTACCTCATCTTAGCCAGTCGATCTCAGCCACCGGTCATCTACCTGTGGAACAAAAGCTCCCTGAAGTTCATACTTCACGGCGAAGTCCCGAATATCGACGACGTGGTGTCGGTCAAAGCGTTTCGGGAGGAAGGTGAGTTGTACCTGGCCTTGACCTGCTACATCGGCGACTCCAAAGTCCTCAAATGGGCAAACAAGCAGTTCACTGAGGTGCAGGCTCTGCCCTCACGAGGGGCCATGATCCTCCAGCCCTTCTccttcagagacagacactACCTCGCTCTCGGCAGCGATTACTCTTTCACACAGATCTACCTCTGGGATGTGGAGACCAAAACCTTCCACAAGTTCAAGGACATTTATGTGCAGTCGCCTCGGTCGTTCAATGTTGTGACCAACGACCGGAGGAACTTCATCTTCTCATCAAGCTTCAAGGGCAAATCGATGGTTTTTGAGCATATTCCTGTTGATTTAAGCTTATAG
- the LOC118312202 gene encoding coiled-coil domain-containing protein 149-like isoform X1 — MDPSRRSESDWQGLINEFVICKRKLESKKEALLILSKELDTCQQERDQYQLMANQLRERHQGLKKKYRELIDGDLSLPPEKRNQVNLAQLLTDSREKGHQLSEEVKELKQRLAEAQGDNKLLRMTITKQRLGDEEVGARHFPAHEREDLVQELERAREQNEVLEHSVKSLTDELQDVRAERDVFQQKAHRLNVEMNHIVGNDEIRFLDIDALCMENRYLHERLNQLQKEVNLLKTNLMKYKSALECRKNSAISGKANSSALTGVLSAKQVKELLLSEENSCSLPVTPQSISDLKSLATALLETIHEKNMVIQHQRQINKILGNRVAELEKKLKTLEMSGLWSLPGLTYNVSLGIYGGKDTIILSSQQPESLEPPGQEPDTGCENVPAEQQSSPEVQNQDDEKPVASDFQEEASPPPSGEETSQQNPPHESADEEPASTQTETQDNHTPIAVDLAALTQEDEFLIDSPPTVTDVNTPRPSDPHHVQLTLHDSVPTDGGGGESDERPEEVETVETECIITRENTHAAVSVTVATATAEEEQDVVEPKQQTELSDETNVRVGQEI; from the exons ATGGACCCGTCCCGGAGGAGCGAGAGTGACTGGCAGGGGCTGATCAACGAG TTCGTGATTTGtaagaggaagctggagagcAAGAAAGAAGCTCTCCTGATTCTGTCCAAGGAGCTGGACACCTGCCAGCAGGAGAGGGATCAGTACCAGCTGATGGCCAACCAGCTCCGCGAGCGGCACCAAGGACTCAAGAAGAAGTACAGAGAGCTCATT GATGGAgatctctccctgcctcctgagaaaagaaatcaa GTGAATTTAGCCCAGCTGCTGACAGACTCCAGAGAAAAAGGTCATCAACTTtctgaggaggtgaaggagctgAAGCAACGACTAGCGGAAGCTCAGGGTGATAACAAG CTCCTACGAATGACCATCACCAAACAGAGGCTGGGAGACGAGGAGGTTGGCGCTCGACACTTTCCTGCACACGAGCGAGAGGATCTGGTCCAAGAGTTAGAAAGAGCCAGGGAACAG aACGAGGTGCTGGAGCACAGTGTGAAGTCGCTCACAGACGAGCTCCAGGACGTCCGAGCGGAGCGAGACGTGTTCCAGCAGAAGGCCCATCGCCTCAACGTGGAAATGAACCACATCGTGGGAAACGATGAGATTCGGTTTCTGGACATAGATGCACTCTGCATGGAGAACAG GTATTTGCATGAACGCCTCAATCAACTTCAGAAGGAGGTCAACTTGCTCAAAACAAATCTAATGAAGTACAAG AGTGCCCTGGAGTGCAGGAAAAACTCTGCCATCAGCGGCAAAGCCAACAGCAGTGCCCTCACGGGGGTGCTCTCGGCAAAACAAG tgaaggAATTGCTGCTTTCTGAAGAAAACAGCTGCAGTTTGCCGGTGACGCCTCAGTCCATCTCAGACCTCAAGTCTCTCGCCACAGCTCTGCTGGAGACGATCCACGAGAAGAACATGGTGATTCAGCACCAGCGGCAAATCAATAA GATTCTTGGAAATCGAGTAGCAGAGCTGGAGAAGAAATTGAAAACACTAGAGATGTCAGGATTGTGGAGTTTGCCAG GCCTGACTTATAATGTGTCTCTGGGGATTTATG GAGGAAAAGACACCATCATCCTGAGCTCCCAGCAGCCTGAGTCTCTCGAGCCTCCTGGACAGGAAC CTGACACAGGGTGTGAAAATGTACCTGCCGAGCAGCAGAGCTCCCCGGAAGTTCAAAACCAAGACGATGAAAAACCAGTAGCATCAGATTTCCAGGAAGAGGCATCGCCGCCACCATCCGGCGAGGAGACGTCCCAACAGAACCCGCCACACGAGTCGGCCGATGAAGAGCCGGCCAGCactcagacagaaacacaagacaATCACACACCGATCGCGGTGGATTTAGCTGCTCTGACACAGGAAGATGAATTTCTGATCGATTCCCCTCCCACCGTGACGGATGTGAACACACCCCGTCCGTCAGACCCTCACCACGTCCAGCTAACTTTACACGACTCCGTCCCgacagacggaggagggggtgagTCAGACGAACGCCCCGAGGAGGTTGAAACTGTCGAAACCGAGTGTATTATTACTCGGGAAAACACTCACGCTGCCGTGTCCGTCACTGTCGCCACTGCCACTGCCGAAGAGGAGCAGGACGTCGTCGAGCCAAAGCAGCAGACGGAGCTTTCAGATGAGACCAATGTTCGGGTCGGTCAGGAAATCTGA
- the LOC118312206 gene encoding extracellular superoxide dismutase [Cu-Zn] has product MRPRRSMSLLEAALLLLLAGSQQCASAAADLKILAPPEVSMYNGTMYAACKIRPITSLPGALPKVYGLVLFRQDHPHGKLEILFRLNGFPKDVSPEPQRAVHIHQYGDPSQECNSTGGHYNPHSEHHPNHPGDFGNFKPQEGKIYTLIESEATLFGGLSVIGRAVVVHEKMDDLGLGGDAGSLLHGNAGRRLGCCIIGVFPPSPWNMYHKQYISQLKRN; this is encoded by the exons ATGCGTCCACGCAG GTCAATGAGTCTATTGGAGGCTGCCCTGTTGCTTCTGCTGGCAGGCAGTCAACAATGTGCCTCAGCAGCAGCCGACCTTAAGATTTTGGCTCCGCCAGAGGTCTCGATGTACAATGGCACTATGTATGCAGCCTGCAAAATCCGACCCATCACCTCACTACCCGGGGCTCTACCCAAAGTGTACGGCCTTGTGCTGTTCAGACAGGATCACCCTCATGGGAAACTCGAAATCCTTTTCCGGCTCAACGGTTTCCCCAAAGATGTCAGCCCAGAGCCTCAAAGAGCGGTGCACATCCATCAGTACGGGGACCCAAGCCAGGAATGTAACTCCACCGGTGGCCACTACAATCCGCATTCCGAACATCATCCAAACCACCCGGGAGACTTTGGCAACTTTAAGCCCCAGGAAGGGAAAATCTATACTCTAATAGAATCTGAGGCGACGCTATTCGGAGGGCTGTCCGTGATTGGGAGAGCAGTGGTGGTCCACGAAAAGATGGATGACCTGGGCCTTGGTGGAGACGCTGGGAGCCTGCTGCACGGAAACGCAGGCCGGAGGCTCGGCTGTTGCATTATTGGAGTTTTCCCTCCCAGTCCCTGGAATATGTATCATAAGCAGTATATCAGTCAGCTGAAGAGAAATTAG